The genome window CCGGCGGCGGCCTGCGCGCTGGTCGCCGCGCTGACCGGCCGCCCGGCCAAGCTGCGCTACGACCGCGACGACGACATGCGCATCACCGGCAAGCGCCACGACTTCCAGGTCGACTACCAGGTCGGCTTCGACGACGACGGTCGTATCCTGGCGCTGCGCCTGGAGCTGGCCTCGCGCTGCGGCGCCACCACCGACCTGTCGCTGGCGATCAACGACCGCGCGATGTTCCATGCCGACAACTGCTACTGGCTGCCGGTGGTGGAGATCGTCTCGCACCGCTTGCGCACGCACACCGTGTCCAACACCGCGTTCCGCGGCTTCGGCGGGCCGCAGGGCATGCTGGCGATCGAACGCGTGCTGGACGCGGTCGCCGCCGCGCTGGGCCGCGATGCGCTGGCGGTGCGCCGGGCAAACCTGTACGCGGCGCCGCACCGCAACGTCACCCCGTACGGCATGACCGTGGAGGACAACGTCGCGCCGGCGCTGATCGAGGAACTGGCCGCGCGCGCCGACTACCCCGCGCGGCAGGCGGCGGTGGCGGCGTTCAACGCGCGCCACCGGGTGCTGAAGAAGGGCCTGGCGCTGACCCCGGTGAAATTCGGCATCAGCTTCACCACCACCCATCTCAACCAGGCCGGCGCGCTGGTGCTGGTCTATGCCGACGGCTCGGTGCAGCTCAACCACGGCGGCACCGAGATGGGCCAGGGGCTGATGATCAAGGTCGCGCAGATCGTCGCCGACGTGTTCGGCCTCGACACCGCGCGCGTGCGCATCACCGCCACGCGCACCGACAAGGTGCCCAACACCTCGGCCACTGCGGCGTCCTCGGGCACCGACCTCAACGGCATGGCCGCCTACAACGCGGCCAGCGAGATCCGCGCGCGGCTGGCCGCGCTGGCCGCCGAGCGCGGCGGCGTGGCGCCGGCGCAGGTGCGCTTCGCCGACGGCAGGGTCGTGGCCGGTCGCTTCGAGCTGGATTTCGGCGCGCTGTGCCGGCAGGCGCACATGGCGCGCATCTCGCTGGCCGCCAGCGGCTACTACGCCACGCCGAAGATCCACTACGACCGCGCCAGCCACCGTGGTCGCCCGTTCTACTACTTCGCCTACGGCGCGGCGCTGAGCGAAGTGGTGATCGACACGCTGACCGGCGAGCACAAGGTGCTGGCGGTGGACGTGCTGCACGACGTCGGCCGCTCGCTGAACCCGGCGATCGACCTGGGCCAGATCGAGGGCGGTTTCGTCCAGGGCATGGGTTGGCTGACCACCGAGGAACTGGTCTACGACGCGGATGGCCGGCTGCTGACCCATGCGCCCTCGACCTACAAGATCCCCACCGCCGGCGACCGCCCGGCGCGGATGGACATCCGCCTGTGGCAGGCCGGGCGCAACCAGGAGCCGAGCATCCATCGCTCCAAGGCGGTCGGCGAGCCGCCGCTGATGCTGGCGATCTCGGTGTTCTCGGCGCTGACCCAGGCGGTGGCCGCGGCGGCACCGGGCGCCGGCGTGCCGGCCCTGGACGCGCCGGCCACGCCGGAGCGGATCCTGGCTGCGATCGCGAGGCGTGCGGCCGATGCGCGCTGACTGGAGCCTGCATGCCGAAGCGGCGCTGGCGCGCGGCCCGGCCGCGCTGGTCACGGTGCTGGCCACGGCCGGCTCGACCCCGCGCGAGGCCGGCACGCGCATGCTGGTGAGCGCCGACGGCAGCATCGGCACCATCGGCGGCGGCGTGCTCGAGTGGCGCGCCTGCGCGCTGGCGCGCGACCTGCTGGCGCAGCCGCCGGGCAGCTGGCAGGTGCAGGACTACACGCTGGGTGCGGCGGCGCCGGCGCGCGCGGCGCGTTGCAGCGGCAGTTGCCGCGACTGCGCCACGCACGCCGCGGCCGACGATCTGCTCGGCCAGTGCTGCGGCGGCCGCGTGCGCCTGTTGCTGGAGCGGCTGGATCCGGCGCGCAGCGACTGGCTGCGGCAGGCGACGCTGGGGCGCACGTTGTCGACCCGCTTGCAGGCGGACGGCATCGCGCACGCCATCGACGACGCGCCGCCGCAGGCGCTGTCGCTGCGTGCGCCGGCGCCCACCGCCGGGACCCTGTTGCGGCAGGCGATCGGCCCGCGGCGCACGCCGCTGCTGCTGTTCGGCGCCGGCCATGTCGGCATCGCCATCGCGCATGCGTTGCACGGGTTGCCGTTCGCGCTGGACTGGGTCGATTCGCGCGCGGAACTGGCCGCTGCCGCCGGCGCCGCGCACTTGGATGACGCTGCCTTGCTTGCGCGTGCCCGCAGCGCACCGGCCGAGGCGATGCTGCTGATCCTGACCCACGACCATGCCCTGGACTACCGGCTCACCGCCGCGGCGCTGGCCGGCCGTGCCGGTTTCGTCGGCCTGATCGGCTCGGCGTCCAAGCGCGCGCGGTTCCTGTCGCGGCTGCGCCACGACGGCCTGGGCGAGGCCGCGCAGGCGCGGCTGACCTGTCCGATCGGCCTGCCGGGGATCGAGGGCAAGGCCCCGGCGGTGATCGCGGTGGCGGTGGCCGCGCAGCTGTTGCTGCGCGCATCGGCACTGGACGCGCAGCGTCCGCTGGCGGAGGACGCCACGTCGCTGCCACTGCAATCCGCGCTCGCTGCGCGATGACATCGCACTGTGGAAGCGTCGCTGCGCGGCCCGGGGCGATCGGTCGCGACGAATGGAGTGGGGGTGGCTTTAGCGTTGGCGAGCGAAGCGGTGCGCGCACCGATGGCGCACTGCGTCGGGACTGAAGTCCCTCCCACAGTGCCCCAGCCAGCTCGCCGCAAGCCCCTGTGGGAGCGGCTTCAGCCGCGGCGAGCGAAGCGGTGTAATTTCCGATGGCGCACTGCGTCTGGACTGAAGTCCCTCCCACAGTGCCCCAGCCAGCTCGCCGCAAGCCCCTGTGGGAGCGGCTTCAGCCGCGACGAGCGAAGCGGTGCGCTCGCCGATGGCGTACTGCGTCGGGACTGAAGTCCCTCCCACAGTGCCTCGGGCAACTCGCCGCAAGCCCCTGTGGGAGCGGCTTCAGCCGCGACGAGCGAAGCGGTGCGCTCGCCGATGGCGTACTGCGTCGGGACTGAAGTCCCTCCCACAGTGCCTCAGGCAACTCGCCGCAAGCCCCTGTGGGACCGGCTTCAGCCGCGACGAGCGAAGCGGTGCGCTCACCGATGGTGCACTGCGTCGGGACTGAAGTCCCTCCCACAGTGCCTCAGCCAGCTCGCCACAAGCCCCTGTGGGAGCGGCTTTAGCCGCGACGAGCGAAGCGGTGCGCTCACCGATGGCGCACTGCGTCGGGACTGAAGTCCCTCCCACAGTGCCCCAGGCAGCTCGCCGCAAGCCCCTGTGGGAGCGGCTTCAGCCGCGACGAGCGAAGCGGTCCGCTCGCCGATGGCGCACTGCGTCGGGACTGAAGTCCCTCCCACAGTGCCTCAGGCAACTCGCCGCAAGCCCCTGTGGGAGCGGCTTCAGCCGCGACGAGCGAAGCGGTCCGCTCGCCGATGACGCACTGCGTCGGGACTGAAGTCCCTCCCACAGTGCCCCAGGCAGCTCGCCGCAAGCCCCTGTGGGAGCGGCTTCAGCCGCGACGAACGCAGCGCTGTGCTTTCCGACGACGCGATGGGTCGGGCCGAAGCCTCCTTGTCGTGCATCCGGCTGACGCGCCGCCATGGCGTGACGACGCGGCTGCATCCCCGCGTCGCCACGACGACGCTTACGGCAGCCCGGCCAGCCAGTCGTCGTCGCTGCCTTCGTTGATGTCGGCGAACAGCGGCGTGGAGAAGTAGCGCTCGCCGGTGTCCGGCAGCATTGCCAGGATCACCGCACCGGGCGCGGCGGTCTCGGCCACGCGCAGCGCGGTGGCGACCGTGCCGCCGCCGGAGATGCCGGTGAAGATGCCTTCCTCGGCGGCGAGGCGGCGCGACACCGCGATGGCGTCGGCGTCGTCCACGCTCAGCACTTCGTCGTAGACCTCGCGGTTGAGCACTTCGGGCACGAAGTCCGGGGTCCAGCCCTGGATCTTGTGCGGCTTCCACTCCTGGCCCTGCAGCAGGGCCGCGCCGGCCGGCTCGGTGGCGGTGATGCGCACCTCCGGGCGGGCCAGCCGCAGCACTTCGCCGACGCCGGTAAGGGTGCCGCCGGTGCCCCAGCCGCTGACGAAATGGTCGAGCCGGCGGCCGGCGAAGTCGCGCAGGATCTCCGCGGCGGTGGTGCTGCGGTGATAGGCCGGGTTGGCCGGGTTGGCGAACTGCCGGGCCAGGAACCAGCCGTGCTGCTTGGCCAGTTCCTCGGCCTTGCGCACCATGCCGCTGCCGCGCTCGGCAGCCGGGGTCAGGATCACCTTGGCGCCGTAGGCGCGCATCAGCTTGCGGCGCTCGATCGAGAAGGTCTCCACCATCGTCGCCACGAACTTGTAGCCGCGCGCGGCGGCGACCATCGCCAGCGCCACGCCGGTGTTGCCCGAGGTCGCCTCGACGATGGTGTCGCCGGGCTTGAGCAGGCCGCGCGCCTCGGCGTCGAGCACGATCGCCAGGGCCAGGCGGTCCTTGACCGAGCCGCCGGGATTGAAAGCCTCGACCTTGACGTACAGGTCCACGTGCGCCGGGGCCAGGCGCTGCAGCTTGACGATCGGGGTGTGGCCGATGGTGTCGAGGATGTTGTCGTAGATGGCCATGCGCAATGTCTCCGGGAAGAAGGCGGGTCAGGCGGCGTGGGCCAGGGTAGGCGCCGCCGGCGTCGGGGAAGGTGAGGACGGCGCGCGCAGCGGCGCGGCGCCGAACCAGTGCAGGGTGTCGGCCAGCGCGGCCACCTCGCCGAGGATCAGCAGCGCCGGCGCACGTACCGCATGCGCGCGGGCGGTGTCGGGCAGGTCGGCGAGGGTGCCGAGCACCACCCGCTGTTCCGCGCGCGAGCCGTTCTCCACCAGCGCGAACGGCGTGCTGGCGGCACGGCCGGCGGCGAGCAGGCGCGTGCGCACCGTGTCCAGGCCGGCCACGCCCATGTACACCGCCAGGGTCTGCCGCTCCTGCGCCAGCGCCGCCCAGTCCAGGGTGTCCAGCGAGGCCTTGCAGTGCGCGGTGACCAGGCGCAGCGATTGCGCGTGGTCGCGATGGGTCAGCGGGATGCCGGCATAGGCGGCGCAGGCCAGCGCCGCGGTGATGCCGGGCACCACGGCGTAGTCGACGTCGTGGGCGCGCAGGTATTCCAGTTCCTCGCCGCCGCGGCCGAACACGAACGGGTCGCCGCCCTTCAGCCGCACCACCCGGCGCCCGCGCCGCGCGTGCTCCAGCAGCAGGGCATGGATCCGGTCCTGGGCCACGCTGTGGCCATCGGCCGACTTGCCGACGGCGATGCGCTCGGTGCCGGCCGGCAGCAACTGCAGGATCGCGGCGCTGACCAGGCGATCGTGCAGGACCACGTCGGCCTGGCGCAGGGCCTGCAGCGCGTGGCCGGTGAGCAGGCCGGGATCGCCGGGGCCGGCGCCGACCAGGGTCACGCTGCCGGGGCGCAGCGGCAGCGCCTGGCCCGCGGCGGCCTCGCCGGCATCATCGGGGGGCGCGACCGCGGATGCCGGCTCGGCCGGCACGGCCTGCGCCAATACGCGCCGGGTGGCGGCGGCCTGCAGCGCCTGCCGGTTGGCCGCCGGATCCTCGCTGGCGGCGAACAGGAACCACACGCTCTCCAGCCAGGCGCTGTCGAACGCATCGCGCAGCCAGGCCAGCCGGCCCTGTGCGGCCAGCGCGTGCAAGGCCGGGGTCAGGGTCGGGGCCGCCACCCGCGGCACCGCACCGGCGGCCAGCAGCGCCTGCACCTGGCGCTCGGCGGCCGCACCGCCGCCGATCACCAATACGGCCCGGTCGCGCAGGTCCGGATACAGGGCAATCGGGGCAGGGCTCACAGGGACGGCTCGCAACGCGGGGAAGGGCGGAGCGACGACCGTAGCGCCGGCTCATAGCCCCAGGAAATGACTTCATACCCAAGACAGATAGCTTTCGGTTATAAGGTGGAAGGCCGAATTCCACTACAGTCGAGCGTCCCGCCAGGCGGCGCCTCGCCCTCGTCCCGATGACGCTGACCCAACTCCGCTACCTCGTCGCCATTGCCGATGCCGATCTGAACATCACCCTGGCGGCGGCGCGCGTGCATGCCACCCAGCCAGGGCTGTCCAAGCAGCTCAAGCAACTGGAGGACGAACTGGGCTTCCTGCTGTTCGTGCGCAAAGGCCGCAGCCTGGAGACGGTGACGCCGGCCGGGCGCGAGGTCATCGAACGCGCGCGGGCGGTGCTGGCCGAGGCCAACAACATCCGCACCTACGCGGCCAACCAGCGCCGCGAGAGCCAGGGCCAGCTGACCCTGACCACCACCCACACCCAGGCGCGCTTCGTGCTGCCGCCGGCGGTGGCGCAGATCAAGCAGGCCTACCCGCAGGTCAGCGTGCACCTGCAGCAGGCCGCCGAGAGCGCGGCGCTGGACCTGCTCAGCCAGGGCGATGCCGACATCGCCATCGTCAGCACCGCCGGCAGCGCGCCGGCCGCCGGCATCGCCGTGCCGCTGTACCGCTGGCGGCGGCTGGTGCTGGTGCCGCGCGGGCATGCGCTGGACGTGCCCAAGCGGGTGCCGGACATGGCCGCGCTGGCGGCGCAGCCGCTGATCAGCTACGAATCCTCGACCCGCGCCGGCTCCTCGCTGCAGCGCGCCTTCGGCCGGCTCGGGCTGGAGCCGCGGATCGCGCTGACCGCGCTGGACGCGGACCTGATCAAGACCTACGTGCGCACCGGGCTGGGCGTGGGCCTGCTCGCGGAAATGGCGGTCAGCGCCAACGACACCGACCTGCGCGCCTGGCCGGCGCCGCCGGAGATTCCCGAATGCATCGCCTGGGCGGTGTTGCCGCGCGACCGGGTGCTGCGCGACTACGCGCTGGAACTGGTGCACGTGCTGGCGCCGCAGATCGACACCCGCGACCTGCGCCGGGTGATGGAAGGCAACCAGCAGCCGGACTGGCCGGCGCCGCCGAGTTGGGAGGCGTTGACCCAGACCATTACCAGTTAGAAGCTGGGAGTCGGGAATCGGGATTGGGGAATCGCGACAGCGGCGCGCCGTGCTCGATGCGCCGATCGGCTTCAGGCAGATGTCGGAACAAAAGACGCGTGGGCAACGACACCGCGGCCTGTACTGGATGCTGGAAGGAAGACCTCGCAGCGACGTGGCCGCTTGGCGCGACTGAGCAGACCATCGCTGGCTAAGGCGCGCAGCGCGATAAAGCCGGGAGTCGGGAATCGGGATTGGGGAATCGCAACAGCGGCGCGCCGCGATTGATGCGCCGATTGGCTTCAGACAGGCGTCCGAGCAAAAGACGCGTGGGCAACGACTGCGCGGCCTGTACTGGATGCTGGAAGGAAGACTACGCAGCGACGTGGCCGCTTGGCGTGGCTGAGCAGACCATCACTGGTTAAGGCGCGCAGCGCGATGAAGCTGGGAGTCGGGAATCGGGATTGGGGAATCGCGACAGCGGCGTTCCGTGCTCGATGCGCCGATCGGCTTCAGGCAGATGTCGGAACAAAAGACGCGTGGGCAACGACACCGCGGTCTGTACTGGAATTGCTGGAACGAAGACCACGCAACGACGTGGCCGCTTGGCGCGGCAGGGCCGCGTGCGTTGCCGTCGCCCCAGCCGCCCCCTATCATGCGGCCCGCTCTGCCACCCGGCAGACCGCGCCCCTGGACGTGCCGGCGGCTGCCGGCCATGCGCCGTCGCTGCGGCCGGTGTCTCGCGCGCGTCGACTTTCCCAACGCAAGGACGCCCGATGCATCCTGTTCTCCAGCACAACCTGTTCTTCGTCAAGGAACAGGTCGGCATGTTCAAGGCCGCCAACAACTACGACGTGTTCGATCCGCACAGCAACCGCAAGCTGCTGGAATGCCGCGAGCCGAACCTGGGCGTGTTCACCAGGATCTTTCGTTTCAGCGACTACAAGCGCATGACCCCGTTCCATGTGGAAGTGCGCACCCCGGACGGACAGAAGGTGCTGACGGTCAAGCGCGGATTCTCGCTGTTCCTGTCCACGGTCGAGGTGCTGGACGAGCACGACCGGCGCGTGGGTTCCTTCAGCCAGAAGTTCTTCTCCATCGGCGGCAAGTTCGATGTGCTCGATGCCCAGGGCGCGCCGGTGTGCACCCTGCGCGGCAAGTGGACCAGCTGGGATTTCCGCTTCGTGCAGGGCGAGCGCGAACTGGCGCAGGTGGCCAAGAAGTGGGCCGGGCTGGGCAAGGAGCTGTTCACCAGTGCCGACAACTACATGCTGGCGATCGCCGACAGCGTGCCGGCCGAGGATCCGCGGCGGATCCTGATCATGGCGGCGGTGCTGTGTATCGACATGGTGTTGAAGGAATGATGGGGGTGAAGCCGGGATTGGGGAATCGGGATTGGGGAATCGCAAAAGCTGGATTCCTGCGGCTGCTGCAACCCGGCTCCTCACGCTGAGCGGGAGGGGACGTTGTGGGAGGGACTTCAGTCCCGACTGCAGGCTGCAGGAAGACTCCGGTACTTCACTGGTTGCCCGGTAGGAGCGGCTTCAGTCGCGACCGGCCTGCCTGTAGCGCATCGCCTCGGCGCGCTCCGCCGCCGTGCCGGCGACGCTCCCTTCTCCCCCCGGGAGAAGCTGCCCCGAAGGGGCGGATGAGGGGCGGGCGGCCGCGGCCGCCCGGCTCAGGCGTTCGCTGCCGCCGGCAGCAGCACGCTGAAGCGGGTGCCCTGGCCCGGCTGGCTGCGCACTTCGACGCTGCAGCCCAGGGTCTCGGCGGCGCGGCGCACGATCCACAGGCCCAGGCCGAGGCCGTCGCTGCGCGGGTCGGCCTGTTGGAAGGCCTGGAACAGCGTGCGCAGGCCATCTTCGTCCATGCCGATGCCGCGGTCGATGATCTCCACCGCCACGCGGTCGCCACGGCGCCGGCAGCCGATCAGCACCTTGCCCTGCGCGGTGTACTTGACCGCGTTGCCGAGCAGATTGCCGAGCAACGTGGACAGCAAGGGCGCGCTGCTGCGCACGCGCAGGGAGGTCGCCACGCTGCGCAGCTGCACGCCCTTGGCCACGGCCTGCGGCTGCCAGGTCGCCAGGATCGGCGCCAGCACGTCGGCCAGGGCCAGGTTCTGCAGCGCCGGCAGGCGCAGTTCGCCGGCGGCGGCGTTGGTGGCGAGCTGGTCGAGCCCGCTGGCGACCTGGTTCAGGGCGACGCGTGCGGTCTCCAGCGGGCCATCCAGCGTGGCGTCGTGCTGGCGCTGCAGCTTGCTCAGCGCGTAGGACGCGGTGCGCAGCGGTGTCTTCAGGTCGTGGCCGGCGATGGCCATCAGGCGGGTGCGGTAGTGGTTGGACTCCTGCGCCAGGTACAGCGCCTTGCGCAGTTCCAGTTGGCCCATCGCCTGCCGCGCCAGCGCGCGCAGCGCTTCGATCTGCTCGTAGCTGAGCTGGCGCGGGCGCCGGTCGAGCACGCACACGGTGCCCAGGGCCAGGCCATCGGAGGTCTTCAGCAGCGCGCCGGCGTAGAAGTGCAGGCGCATGTCGCCGGTGACCAGCGGGTTGCAGGCGAAGCGCGGATCCTCGCGGGTGTCCGGCACCAGCAGCAGGTCGTCCTCGAGCAGGGCATGCGCGCACAGCGAGGTCGCCAGCGGCGTTTCGCGCGTGCCCAGCCCGATCTCGCTCTTGAACCACTGGCGCTCGCTGTCGATCAGGTTGACCACCGCGATCGGCGCCTGGCAGATCAGCGCCGCCAGCCGGGTGATGTCGTCGAACGCCGGCTCGCGCGGCGTGTCCAGGATCGCGTAGCTGTGCAGCGCGTCCAGGCGCAGCGCTTCGTTGCGTGGCTTGGCCGCGCAGTAGACCGGGTCGGCGGCGGGTTCGGCAGTGGACATGCAGCGCGACTCGGGCAGGAAGGCGCGCAGTTTATGGCAACTGTCACGGTTTTTGCCGACGCCGCGTTCACGCCGCGCTCGCGTGGGTTGCACCCGCGCTTAGCGAACCCGACGCGGCGGCAGGCCGCGCCGCGGTTCAGCCGACCCAGCGGCCCTGGGCGTCGACCAAGGGCGTGCCGTCTTCCTTGGCGAAGGCGCCGCGCTGCGGCGACGGCAGGATGTCCAGCACGGTTTCCGACGGCCGGCACAGGCGCGTGCCCAGCGGCGTGACCACGATCGGCCGGTTGAGCAGGATCGGATGCTGCAGCATGGCGTCCAGCAACGCGTCCTCGCCCAGCGTCGGGTCGTCCAGTCCCAGCTCGGCATACGGCGTGCCCTTCTGCCGGATCAACGCGCGCAGCGGCAGCCCGCTGGCCGCCGCCAGCGCCTGCAGGGTGGCGCGGTCCGGCGGCGTCTTCAGGTACTCGATCACGGTGGGCTCGACGCCGCTGTTGCGGATCAGCCCCAGCACGTTGCGCGAGGTGCCGCAGGCGGGGTTGTGGTAGAGGGTGATGGTGGGCATCGGGGCGGTCGTCGAAGGAAAAGAGGGCGGTGCATCGCGGTGGCGGGCATCGCCGGCCGCGTGGCCGCCCA of Xanthomonas sacchari contains these proteins:
- the xdhB gene encoding xanthine dehydrogenase molybdopterin binding subunit; amino-acid sequence: MADGPTAAPAAASLQVHRALRHDSAPAHVSGQARYIDDLPEPPGLLHLAFGLSDHPHARLLRLDLAPVRAAPGVVAVFAAADIPGENNVAPVAHDDPLFARDTVLYHGQPLFVVAADSHAAARRAARLARVEYAPLPALLSIAAARAAGAVLEPAQRMARGGDVDAALAAAPRRCSGALEIGGQEHFYLEGQIAVALPGEQGQLHVLSSTQHPSEVQHLIAALLGLDSADVTVEVRRMGGAFGGKETQAAAPAAACALVAALTGRPAKLRYDRDDDMRITGKRHDFQVDYQVGFDDDGRILALRLELASRCGATTDLSLAINDRAMFHADNCYWLPVVEIVSHRLRTHTVSNTAFRGFGGPQGMLAIERVLDAVAAALGRDALAVRRANLYAAPHRNVTPYGMTVEDNVAPALIEELAARADYPARQAAVAAFNARHRVLKKGLALTPVKFGISFTTTHLNQAGALVLVYADGSVQLNHGGTEMGQGLMIKVAQIVADVFGLDTARVRITATRTDKVPNTSATAASSGTDLNGMAAYNAASEIRARLAALAAERGGVAPAQVRFADGRVVAGRFELDFGALCRQAHMARISLAASGYYATPKIHYDRASHRGRPFYYFAYGAALSEVVIDTLTGEHKVLAVDVLHDVGRSLNPAIDLGQIEGGFVQGMGWLTTEELVYDADGRLLTHAPSTYKIPTAGDRPARMDIRLWQAGRNQEPSIHRSKAVGEPPLMLAISVFSALTQAVAAAAPGAGVPALDAPATPERILAAIARRAADAR
- the xdhC gene encoding xanthine dehydrogenase accessory protein XdhC codes for the protein MRADWSLHAEAALARGPAALVTVLATAGSTPREAGTRMLVSADGSIGTIGGGVLEWRACALARDLLAQPPGSWQVQDYTLGAAAPARAARCSGSCRDCATHAAADDLLGQCCGGRVRLLLERLDPARSDWLRQATLGRTLSTRLQADGIAHAIDDAPPQALSLRAPAPTAGTLLRQAIGPRRTPLLLFGAGHVGIAIAHALHGLPFALDWVDSRAELAAAAGAAHLDDAALLARARSAPAEAMLLILTHDHALDYRLTAAALAGRAGFVGLIGSASKRARFLSRLRHDGLGEAAQARLTCPIGLPGIEGKAPAVIAVAVAAQLLLRASALDAQRPLAEDATSLPLQSALAAR
- the cysK gene encoding cysteine synthase A translates to MAIYDNILDTIGHTPIVKLQRLAPAHVDLYVKVEAFNPGGSVKDRLALAIVLDAEARGLLKPGDTIVEATSGNTGVALAMVAAARGYKFVATMVETFSIERRKLMRAYGAKVILTPAAERGSGMVRKAEELAKQHGWFLARQFANPANPAYHRSTTAAEILRDFAGRRLDHFVSGWGTGGTLTGVGEVLRLARPEVRITATEPAGAALLQGQEWKPHKIQGWTPDFVPEVLNREVYDEVLSVDDADAIAVSRRLAAEEGIFTGISGGGTVATALRVAETAAPGAVILAMLPDTGERYFSTPLFADINEGSDDDWLAGLP
- the cobA gene encoding uroporphyrinogen-III C-methyltransferase yields the protein MSPAPIALYPDLRDRAVLVIGGGAAAERQVQALLAAGAVPRVAAPTLTPALHALAAQGRLAWLRDAFDSAWLESVWFLFAASEDPAANRQALQAAATRRVLAQAVPAEPASAVAPPDDAGEAAAGQALPLRPGSVTLVGAGPGDPGLLTGHALQALRQADVVLHDRLVSAAILQLLPAGTERIAVGKSADGHSVAQDRIHALLLEHARRGRRVVRLKGGDPFVFGRGGEELEYLRAHDVDYAVVPGITAALACAAYAGIPLTHRDHAQSLRLVTAHCKASLDTLDWAALAQERQTLAVYMGVAGLDTVRTRLLAAGRAASTPFALVENGSRAEQRVVLGTLADLPDTARAHAVRAPALLILGEVAALADTLHWFGAAPLRAPSSPSPTPAAPTLAHAA
- a CDS encoding LysR family transcriptional regulator, producing MTLTQLRYLVAIADADLNITLAAARVHATQPGLSKQLKQLEDELGFLLFVRKGRSLETVTPAGREVIERARAVLAEANNIRTYAANQRRESQGQLTLTTTHTQARFVLPPAVAQIKQAYPQVSVHLQQAAESAALDLLSQGDADIAIVSTAGSAPAAGIAVPLYRWRRLVLVPRGHALDVPKRVPDMAALAAQPLISYESSTRAGSSLQRAFGRLGLEPRIALTALDADLIKTYVRTGLGVGLLAEMAVSANDTDLRAWPAPPEIPECIAWAVLPRDRVLRDYALELVHVLAPQIDTRDLRRVMEGNQQPDWPAPPSWEALTQTITS
- a CDS encoding phospholipid scramblase family protein, with amino-acid sequence MHPVLQHNLFFVKEQVGMFKAANNYDVFDPHSNRKLLECREPNLGVFTRIFRFSDYKRMTPFHVEVRTPDGQKVLTVKRGFSLFLSTVEVLDEHDRRVGSFSQKFFSIGGKFDVLDAQGAPVCTLRGKWTSWDFRFVQGERELAQVAKKWAGLGKELFTSADNYMLAIADSVPAEDPRRILIMAAVLCIDMVLKE
- a CDS encoding GAF domain-containing sensor histidine kinase, translated to MSTAEPAADPVYCAAKPRNEALRLDALHSYAILDTPREPAFDDITRLAALICQAPIAVVNLIDSERQWFKSEIGLGTRETPLATSLCAHALLEDDLLLVPDTREDPRFACNPLVTGDMRLHFYAGALLKTSDGLALGTVCVLDRRPRQLSYEQIEALRALARQAMGQLELRKALYLAQESNHYRTRLMAIAGHDLKTPLRTASYALSKLQRQHDATLDGPLETARVALNQVASGLDQLATNAAAGELRLPALQNLALADVLAPILATWQPQAVAKGVQLRSVATSLRVRSSAPLLSTLLGNLLGNAVKYTAQGKVLIGCRRRGDRVAVEIIDRGIGMDEDGLRTLFQAFQQADPRSDGLGLGLWIVRRAAETLGCSVEVRSQPGQGTRFSVLLPAAANA
- the arsC gene encoding arsenate reductase (glutaredoxin) (This arsenate reductase requires both glutathione and glutaredoxin to convert arsenate to arsenite, after which the efflux transporter formed by ArsA and ArsB can extrude the arsenite from the cell, providing resistance.); the protein is MPTITLYHNPACGTSRNVLGLIRNSGVEPTVIEYLKTPPDRATLQALAAASGLPLRALIRQKGTPYAELGLDDPTLGEDALLDAMLQHPILLNRPIVVTPLGTRLCRPSETVLDILPSPQRGAFAKEDGTPLVDAQGRWVG